TTTTACGGAATCTAATTTATTATGTTTTTGCCGTAATGACTCAATAAGAAGGAGTTTCTATGGAAAACGAAGAAAATCAATGGGATGTCGAACTGAACCGCATTCGCTCCATGAACAACAGGGAAATCCAGGAATTTGCCTGGAACGCGATGAGCGGCCGCTGGCTTTACGGGGCTCTGACCTTGATATTATTCCTGGCAGTCATTATGGGGCTTTCTAGTCCGCAATTCCTTATGGAAGAAGACTCCGTGCTTTACAATGCCTGGGAAGTCATCTGCACGCCATTTACATGGGTTTTGTGGATTGGCCTTGTCGCCTGCTATTTGGATTTGGCGCTGAAAGCCAAGCCTTCTTACGCACGGCTTTTTTTAGGGTACCGCGGCATAGAATATTTCCTGAAGATCGTGATTACAGAAGTTCTTCAATACATCATGCTCGTGCTATGGTTCCTGCTCTTGATTGTTCCGGGCATCATGAAATCGTATTCCTATACGATGACGGAACTGATTCTCGTCGAACATCCCGAATACACTCCGCTGCAGGCCATTACCGCTAGCAAGGAAATGATGTACGGTCACCGTTGGGAGTTTTTCTGCCTGCAGGCCCGTTTCTGGGCATGGTGGCTGCTGTGTTCCTTTACGTTCGGCATTGCGGCCCTGTGGGTGTATCCGTACTACATGACCGCCAAAAGCAAGTTCTACCTGAAGCTTAAGGAACGTGCGGAAGCAGGCGCCTAAAAGCGCCAAAGGGCGTCTAAGGGCGCCTAGGGATTCCTAGATTTTTTGGGGAGTATATTCATCTTGCAATCCATATTTCGCACAGTATTCTCCGCGCTGTTATGGGGAGTTATCGGCGCAAACGCCGCAGGAATCGCGGGCGTGTTCGATGCGGGCTGGACAACTGCCTACCAGTCGCAAGATTCCATTACGCACATGCACCAGAGACTGCACGCACTCGGCATGGACCATGTCGTGTTGCAGTATGC
This genomic window from uncultured Fibrobacter sp. contains:
- a CDS encoding DUF975 family protein, which produces MENEENQWDVELNRIRSMNNREIQEFAWNAMSGRWLYGALTLILFLAVIMGLSSPQFLMEEDSVLYNAWEVICTPFTWVLWIGLVACYLDLALKAKPSYARLFLGYRGIEYFLKIVITEVLQYIMLVLWFLLLIVPGIMKSYSYTMTELILVEHPEYTPLQAITASKEMMYGHRWEFFCLQARFWAWWLLCSFTFGIAALWVYPYYMTAKSKFYLKLKERAEAGA